Proteins encoded by one window of Puntigrus tetrazona isolate hp1 chromosome 17, ASM1883169v1, whole genome shotgun sequence:
- the LOC122361986 gene encoding cytosolic phospholipase A2 delta-like has product MPYWNLGVTVLRGKFNQSYDLLSKCDCYIVLKLPTACACCHRTKTVKNSNAPNWNETFHFRVHSGVKNILEFHIFDADKLTKDDYFSTILFDISNLTPGQKQTKCFITDDQKKSELWVEFEVTVSSEKPEPYFSNGVLMAGPFCALDVKVEKHLRTNAEKDMKLKLRGAYKEDCLIPGSKENPSCTQTIRYYINRDLETEFNLIPPKVLDGINPKIADILSSIPMKPLPAKQQIKLSMPFGKDEVDLQLRTEDRSDEKLDVRLEFDIPAEEKNYLAKRRKVTSQALQKALNLSSAPEPSKVPLVAVVCSGGGTRAMTGTFGGLRALQKLQLLDTISYITGISGSTWTMASLYGDANWSNNDLNLAMESVKKEISKSVFSIFSPEQLRHYKEKMEEREKEGLLVSLVDMWGLAIEYLIQGKKKMGTLSDQQMALSNAQNPLPIYTALNMKNGKTGCTTETEWCEFTPYEVGFIKYGAFIPAQNFGSEYYLGRMIKKLPESGIYSLLGIWSSVFSLSLTQLWSTITGVIPSWASKVGEGVTQTDTDDKPSTLDTLQVSPMTNLAKKLSNFLTSRPIVSQVFNFLRGFHLHRNYSESCDFTTWKDTHPDAFPNSLTPADATLGLVDTAFVLKSGFPPVLRSNRRADVILSLNYAWDTDHFKVIKQTQEYCTNRKIPFPKIDYKKLESEPIREVYVFEDKENPDAPIVLHFPLINISFKQFKSPGVKREGKAEINEGDFDIDFTSMRCPFATQNLTYQPEDFQKLSNLTTYNILNNKDVILSTLSKALKRNIERIPATKASKV; this is encoded by the exons ATGCCGTACTGGAACCTCGGTGTCACGGTGCTGCGGGGAAAGTTCAATCAGTCGTATGACCTTT TGTCTAAATGCGACTGCTACATCGTTTTAAAGTTACCCACGGCCTGCGCTTGCTGCCACCGCACCAAGACAGTAAAAAACAGTAATGCACCGAATTGGAACGAAACGTTTCACTTCAGAGTTCACAGTGGAGTCAAG AACATTCTGGAATTCCACATATTTGATGCTGACAAGTTAACAAAAGATGACTACTTCTCCACCATCCTATTCGACATCAGTAACCTCACACCTGggcaaaagcaaacaaaatgctTCATTACAGACGATCAG AAAAAGAGCGAGCTGTGGGTGGAGTTTGAGGTGACCGTGAG CTCTGAGAAACCCGAACCATACTTCTCTAATGGAGTGCTGATG GCAGGTCCATTCTGTGCACTGGATGTGAAGGTGGAAAAACATCTAAGGACTAATG CTGAGAAGGACATGAAGTTAAAACTGCGAGGCGCTTATAAAGAAGACTGTTTGATCCCAGGCTCTAAGGAAAACCCCAGCTGCACACAGACTATTCGCTACTACATCAACCGAGACCTGGAGACTGAGTTTAACCTCATCCCACCAAAAGTGT TGGATGGGATAAATCCAAAGATTGCAGACATTCTGTCATCGATCCCTATGAAACCATTACCAGCCAAACAGCAGATTAAACTCTCCATGCCTTTTGGAAAG GATGAAGTGGATCTGCAACTAAGAACAGAGGACCG ctcTGATGAAAAGCTGGATGTACGTCTGGAGTTTGATATTCCGGCGGAAGAAAAGAATTATCTGGCCAAAAGACGAAAAGTCACGTCACAAGCTCTACAGAAAGCTTTGAATCTCAGCTCTGCACCTGAACCCAGCAAG GTCCCATTGGTGGCTGTTGTGTGTTCTGGAGGCGGGACCAGAGCGATGACTGGCACATTCGGAGGCTTAAGAGCTCTGCAGAAACTTCAGCTTCTTGATACTATCAGCTACATCACAGGAATTTCTGGCTCCACCTG GACTATGGCTTCTCTATACGGTGATGCTAATTGGTCAAACAATGACCTAAATTTAGCTATGGAGTCTGTAAAGAAGGAGATCTCTAAAAGTGTGTTCAGTATATTTTCCCCCGAGCAGCTACGGCACTACAAAGAAAAgatggaagagagagaaaaagaaggacTACTCGTATCTCTTGTTGATATGTGGGGTCTGGCTATAGAATACCTCATCCAAGGGAAG AAAAAAATGGGTACGCTATCTGACCAGCAGATGGCACTATCAAATGCCCAGAACCCTCTTCCCATCTACACAGCTCTCAACATGAAGAATGGCAAGACAGGATGTACCACAGAGACTG AATGGTGTGAGTTCACCCCATATGAGGTTGGATTTATCAAGTATGGTGCCTTCATACCTGCACAGAACTTTGGGAGCGAATATTACCTCGGCCGCATGATCAAGAAACTTCCTGAATCTGGAATATACTCTCTATTgg GGATATGGAGCAGTGTTTTCTCTCTGAGCCTGACTCAGCTTTGGAGTACTATCACTGGAGTGATTCCATCCTGGGCCAGCAAAGTCGGGGAAGGAGTGACTCAGACAG ACACAGATGACAAACCATCAACACTGGACACACTTCAGGTCAGCCCTATGACAAACTTGGCAAAAAAGCTGAGCAACTTTCTGACCAGCCGCCCCATTGTCAGCCAAGTATTCAACTTCCTTAGAGGCTTCCATCTTCACAGGAACTACAGTGAGAGCTGTGACTTCACCACTTGGAAAG ATACACATCCAGACGCCTTCCCAAACTCCCTGACACCAGCAGATGCCACACTTGGCCTAGTGGACACTGCTTTTGTCCTCAAGTCAGGATTCCCTCCCGTGTTACGCTCTAACAGACGAGCAGATGTCATTCTGTCTCTGAACTACGCTTGGGACACGGACCACTTTAAG GTCATAAAGCAAACTCAGGAGTACTGCACCAATCGCAAGATTCCATTTCCAAAGATCGATTACAAAAAGCTGGAGTCTGAGCCGATCAGGGAAGTTTATGTGTTTGAAGATAAAGAGAATCCAGATGCTCCCATAGTGCTTCACTTTCCATTGATCAATATCTCATTCAAGCAGTTCAAGTCTCCTG GAGTGAAGAGAGAGGGCAAGGCAGAGATAAATGAAGGAGATTTTGACATTGACTTCACTAGTATGCGCTGTCCATTCGCCACACAAAACCTTACGTATCAACCTGAGGATTTCCAGAAGCTGAGCAACCTCACCACCTACAACATTTTGAACAACAAAGACGTCATTTTAAGCACACTGAGCAAAGCGCTGAAGAGAAACATAGAGAGAATTCCTGCTACAAAGGCGTCAAAAGTCTGA